From a region of the Corallococcus coralloides DSM 2259 genome:
- a CDS encoding PfkB family carbohydrate kinase has protein sequence MSLLVVGSIALDSLETPFGKKEDVLGGSATYFSTTASFFGPVQLVAVIGEDFPESHLQFLRGRGIDLEGLTREAGRTFRWKGKYGWELNEAQTLDTQLNVFESFSPNLPAAYRETPYVFLGNIHPELQSRVLDQVKAPKLVAADTMNFWIQGSRPALLKTLQRVNLLFINDAEARQLSGEHNVVKAARAILAMGPSRVVIKRGEHGALLFDHDHIFACPAFPLSEVFDPTGAGDTFAGGFMGTLASSGGKVDQQVLRKAMVMGSVMASFTVEKFSLERLREVQRPEIHARFAEFKKLTHFDDLGPLGG, from the coding sequence ATGTCTCTGCTCGTCGTCGGTTCAATCGCGCTGGACTCGCTGGAAACGCCCTTCGGCAAGAAGGAGGACGTGCTGGGTGGTTCGGCCACCTACTTCTCCACGACCGCGTCCTTCTTCGGCCCCGTGCAGCTGGTGGCGGTGATTGGCGAGGACTTCCCGGAGTCGCACCTGCAGTTCCTGCGCGGGCGCGGAATCGACCTGGAGGGGCTCACCCGGGAGGCCGGCCGCACGTTCCGTTGGAAGGGCAAGTACGGCTGGGAGCTCAACGAGGCGCAGACGCTGGACACCCAGCTCAACGTCTTCGAGTCCTTCTCGCCCAACCTGCCGGCCGCCTACCGCGAGACGCCCTACGTCTTCCTGGGCAACATCCACCCGGAGCTCCAGTCGCGCGTGCTGGACCAGGTGAAGGCGCCCAAGCTGGTGGCCGCGGACACGATGAACTTCTGGATCCAGGGCAGCCGTCCCGCGCTGCTCAAGACGCTCCAGCGCGTGAACCTGCTCTTCATCAACGACGCGGAGGCGCGCCAGCTGTCCGGCGAGCACAACGTGGTGAAGGCCGCTCGCGCCATCCTGGCCATGGGCCCGTCCCGCGTGGTCATCAAGCGCGGCGAGCACGGCGCGCTCCTCTTCGACCACGACCACATCTTCGCCTGCCCGGCCTTCCCCCTGTCGGAGGTCTTCGATCCCACCGGCGCGGGTGACACCTTCGCCGGCGGCTTCATGGGCACCCTGGCCAGCTCCGGCGGCAAGGTGGATCAGCAGGTGCTGCGCAAGGCCATGGTCATGGGCAGCGTGATGGCCTCCTTCACCGTGGAGAAGTTCTCCCTGGAGCGCCTGCGCGAGGTGCAGCGCCCGGAGATCCACGCCCGCTTCGCCGAGTTCAAGAAGCTCACCCACTTCGACGACCTGGGCCCGCTGGGCGGGTAG
- a CDS encoding TIGR02266 family protein, whose translation MSENRKHARVGTLLRCWCEGENVTLYARIANLSEGGLFVRTSTPLAAGTRTQVRLTQQATDTQLQAQATVVWLRQEEQPAGRPPGMGLRFEALDADALTSLRRIISQQQTHP comes from the coding sequence TTGAGCGAAAATCGAAAGCACGCGCGGGTCGGCACCCTCCTGCGCTGCTGGTGCGAGGGTGAGAACGTGACCCTGTATGCACGCATCGCCAACCTGAGCGAGGGCGGCCTCTTCGTGAGGACGAGCACCCCGCTGGCGGCGGGGACGCGGACGCAAGTTCGGCTCACCCAGCAGGCGACGGACACGCAGTTGCAGGCGCAGGCCACGGTCGTCTGGTTGCGGCAGGAAGAGCAGCCCGCCGGCCGCCCTCCGGGCATGGGCCTGAGATTCGAAGCGTTGGACGCGGACGCGCTGACGAGTCTGCGGCGCATCATCTCCCAGCAGCAAACCCACCCCTAG
- a CDS encoding metallophosphoesterase family protein — MRIAVISDIHSNIEALTEVLRVAEHQKVDRFVSLGDIVGYGASPNPCCELVRSVAEITLLGNHDAAVAGRMDYSYYYDAARHALDWSANVISDENLAWLRSLPYTYRIGEVGFCHGSPIDPKAYEYIFALEQARELTPYVAELPEVTFIGHSHLCRAFAIGNGEVNDVVAQKFVLRKGYKYIVSVGSVGQPRDYDNRACFVICDTDARTVEYLRVEYDIETSAQKIFDADLALNFGKRLFLGV, encoded by the coding sequence ATGCGCATCGCCGTCATCTCCGACATCCACTCCAACATCGAGGCCCTCACGGAGGTGCTGAGGGTGGCGGAGCACCAGAAGGTGGACCGCTTCGTGTCGCTGGGGGACATCGTCGGTTATGGGGCGTCCCCCAACCCGTGCTGTGAGCTGGTGCGCTCGGTGGCGGAGATCACGCTGCTGGGCAACCACGACGCCGCGGTGGCGGGGCGGATGGACTACTCGTACTACTACGACGCCGCCCGGCACGCGCTCGACTGGAGCGCCAACGTCATCTCCGACGAGAACCTGGCCTGGCTGAGAAGCCTCCCGTACACGTACCGCATCGGCGAGGTGGGCTTCTGCCACGGGTCGCCCATCGACCCGAAGGCGTACGAGTACATCTTCGCGCTGGAGCAGGCGCGGGAGCTGACGCCGTACGTGGCGGAGCTGCCGGAAGTGACGTTCATTGGCCACAGCCACCTGTGCCGCGCGTTCGCCATTGGCAACGGCGAGGTGAACGACGTGGTGGCGCAGAAGTTCGTGCTGCGCAAGGGCTACAAGTACATCGTGTCCGTGGGGAGCGTGGGCCAGCCGCGCGACTACGACAACCGGGCCTGCTTCGTCATCTGCGACACGGACGCGCGCACGGTGGAGTACCTGCGCGTGGAGTACGACATCGAGACCTCCGCGCAGAAGATCTTCGACGCGGACCTGGCGCTCAACTTCGGCAAGCGGCTGTTCCTGGGCGTGTAG